Proteins encoded in a region of the Oncorhynchus gorbuscha isolate QuinsamMale2020 ecotype Even-year linkage group LG16, OgorEven_v1.0, whole genome shotgun sequence genome:
- the tmem218 gene encoding transmembrane protein 218 produces MAGTVMGVGTGVFLIALIWIVALVLGMILLRATGPTKLGVIPVFLLAFIATLILVFFPRSSETPSPFKDIEIVDTFFIGRYVLLSVASLGFLVALFGLLPLHFLEAVYAKPLRTH; encoded by the exons ATGGCTGGCACGGTAATGGGCGTGGGCACTGGGGTTTTCCTCATTGCTCTTATCTGGATTGTGGCTCTCGTGCTCGGGATGATCCTTTTGAGAGCTACTGGACCAACTAA GTTAGGCGTCATCCCTGTCTTCCTGCTGGCCTTCATTGCCACTCTTATCCTGGTGTTCTTCCCCCGCAGCTCAGAGACTCCATCACCATTCAAAGACATCGAG ATCGTAGACACTTTCTTCATCGGCCGATACGTCCTGTTGTCAGTGGCCAGTCTGGGCTTCCTGGTTGCTCTGTTTGGCCTGCTGCCACTGCATTTCCTGGAAGCCGTCTATGCCAAGCCCTTGAGAACACATTAG